The following are encoded in a window of Podospora pseudoanserina strain CBS 124.78 chromosome 6, whole genome shotgun sequence genomic DNA:
- a CDS encoding hypothetical protein (EggNog:ENOG503PHZW; COG:S) — MAPREILDSEDDGDGFDDDQEEYGETLVPPDAAVEQQAAAPPATSAAINNVAATNIGTTALSTDSSFFERVYEGQYIAFDLEQPVAATTATATEMPPSTRKATGRAKAKTNDAVVDLTSPRKTDVWDLPGSSLPPTAEQGSRRSARKRAQVGVGVGGEEEDPYAFPESTPAAKRTRRSLGAAASPIALVGGVGMYVATSEMTASQKEQHVAVSLPNSSTSEVMGGTLPTLPHGEGQSSSGGTLSTIAYTTPSRIGSSNRRDISSMGGVGSSVGGGVGSGGGEIDTPARYQSSPDVLNDMAPPSTGSKRKARGKTDMEPPTSTASGRKTKKRRIIEDEEDGDFGAENDQSHVSEDISTEVIPQAEPEPQPKKKRGRKKKEPVPLPEEAAPDVELSEFYHLDAEATASKGQVAPLPDMEGEAAPEAVEPEPVVEEQAPVKKRRGRPKKAGTVARTQHVVIEVEEEGVEEMREPLAEVPANTQTKGKKTPARKGKGGRKKKEVVVDSEEDGEGDDGEWGEKKLVEEQEEVAKEKKETKVEVKKVVKETKVEVKKVKEEKVVAGGTPIKPAGYRVGLSKRSRIAPLLKSLRKN, encoded by the exons atggCCCCTCGAGAAATCCTTGACTCGGAAGACGACGGCGAtggctttgacgacgaccAAGAAGAATATGGCGAAACCTTAGTCCCTCCTGATGCAGCTGTCGAACAGCAGGCAGCAGCGCCACCTGCAACAAGCGCCGCCATAAACAACGTTGCTGCCACAAATAtcggcaccaccgccctctcgACCGATTCGTCTTTTTTTGAGAGGGTGTATGAGGGTCAGTATATCGCTTTTGATCTGGAACAACCAGTGGCTgcgacaacagcaacagcaacagaaATGCCTCCTTCTACGCGGAAAGCCACCGGCCGTGCAAAGGCCAAAACTAACGATGCGGTTGTCGATTTAACCTCCCCGCGAAAAACAGACGTGTGGGACCTTCCGGGGAgttccctccccccaaccgcTGAGCAGGGTTCGCGTCGGTCGGCGAGGAAGCGCGCgcaggttggggttggggttgggggagaggaggaggatcctTATGCCTTTCCAGAGTCGACTCCGGCCGCGAAAAGGACAAGACGTAGTCTTGGTGCGGCTGCCAGCCCTATTGCGCTtgtggggggggtggggatgtaTGTCGCCACGAGTGAGATGACGGCCAGTCAGAAGGAGCAGCATGTGGCCGTGTCGTTGCCCAATTCGTCTACGAGTgaggtgatgggagggaCATTGCCGACGCTGCCGCACGGGGAGGGGCAGAGCTCGAGCGGGGGGACGTTGAGTACTATTGCTTATACTACGCCGAGTAGGATTGGGAGTTCGAACAGGAGGGACATCTCGTCtatgggtggtgttggttcgtctgttggtggtggtgttggtagtggtggtggggagatTGACACGCCGGCAAGGTATCAG TCATCACCGGATGTGTTGAACGACATGGCGCCTCCTTCGACCGGCAGCAAGAGAAAGGCCAGGGGTAAAACGGACATGGAGCCTCCCACCTCGACTGCTTCGGGCcgcaaaaccaaaaagaggCGCATCAttgaggacgaagaggatggtgacTTTGGAGCTGAAAACGACCAGAGCCATGTTTCTGAGGATATCTCGACGGAAGTCATCCCTCAAGCTGAACCGGAACCACAACCAAAGAAGAAACGCGGCcggaaaaagaaggagccTGTACCCCTGCCGGAGGAGGCAGCACCGGATGTAGAGCTTAGTGAGTTCTACCACCTTGACGCGGAAGCTACTGCTTCAAAGGGGCAGGTGGCCCCATTGCCGGATATGGAGGGTGAGGCTGCACCTGAGGCTGTCGAGCCTGAGCccgtggtggaggagcaagCGCCTGTCAAGAAACGGAGAGGTCGGCCAAAGAAGGCGGGTACGGTGGCCAGGACACAGCATGTTGTTattgaggtggaggaggagggtgttgaggagatgagggagCCGTTGGCGGAGGTGCCTGCGAACACTCAGAcaaaggggaagaagactCCTGCtaggaaggggaaagggggtaggaagaagaaggaggtggttgttgattctgaggaggatggggagggtgatgatggggagtggggggagaagaaaCTGGTAgaggagcaagaagaggtggccaaggagaagaag gagacgaaggtggaggtgaagaaggtggtcaAAGAGAcgaaggtggaggtgaagaaggtgaaggaggaaaaggtggttgctggggggACTCCGATCAAGCCGGCGGGGTATAGGGTTGGGTTGAGCAAGAGGAGCCGTATTGCGCCGTTGTTGAAGTCGCTGAGAAAGAATTGA
- the RAD3 gene encoding TFIIH/NER complex ATP-dependent 5'-3' DNA helicase subunit (BUSCO:EOG09260ZWU; COG:K; COG:L; EggNog:ENOG503NTYR) — protein MEFFIDDLRVLFPYPRIYPETLDAGGNCVLEMPSGTGKTVTLLSLIVAYQMSSQEKRPLIYCSRTMSEIEKALVELKALMKFRAERLGHEEDFRAMGLTSRKNLCLHPDVKREKSGSVVDARCRSLTAGFIQEKKKKGEDVDVCVYHDNLDNLEPHNLIPNGVWSLDGLLRYGQKHTQCPYFTARRMMSQCNVVIYSYHYLLDPKIAERVSKDFSKDCIVVFDEAHNIDNVCIESLSTDITEESLRRATRGAQFLENRINEMRDSDQQKLQDEYEKLVEGLRGDDETREEDSFMANPTLPEDLLKEAVPGNIRRAEHFVAFLRRFIEYLKTRMKVRQVISETPPSFLAHLKEYTFIEKKPLRFCAERLTSLVRTLELTRIEDYQPLQEVATFATLVATYEKGFLLILEPYESDTAEVPNPVLHFTCLDAAIAIKPVFDRFSSVIITSGTISPLEMYPKMLNFETVVQESYSMTLARRSFLPMIVTRGSDQATISTGFQVRNEPSVVRNYGSLLVEFAKITPDGIVLFTPSYLYLESLISMWQGMGVLDEVWKYKLILVETPDAQETALALETYRTACKNGRGAVFLCVARGKVSEGVDFDKEFGRTVINIGVPFQYTESRILKARLEFLRETYRIRENDFLSFDAMRHAAQCLGRVIRGKDDYGVMVLADRRFKSKIQQLPKWIHQALLGADTNLSTDMAVSNARRFFKMIAQPFRTEDQEGISIWTLEQLKQHQRKMQEELIRELQATEEKRVNQQQQAQQAQQFISARERPDSDYEMDEDDEAELMALDP, from the exons ATGGAGTTCTTCATTGA TGACCTTCGGGTCCTCTTCCCATACCCCCGAATCTATCCAG AAACGCTCGATGCCGGCGGAAACTGCGTTTTGGAAATGCCTTCGGGCACAGGGAAAACTGTCACTCTGCTCTCCCTCATTGTGGCCTATCAGATGTCGTCACAAGAGAAGCGACCGCTCATCTACTGCTCCCGTACCATGTCCGAGATCGAAAAGGCTCTGGTAGAACTCAAGGCCCTGATGAAGTTTCGAGCCGAGAGACTGGGGCATGAAGAGGATTTCCGGGCAATGGGTCTAACGTCCAGAAAGAATCTATGTCTGCACCCAGACGTGAAACGAGAAAAGAGCGGAAGTGTTGTCGATGCCCGCTGCCGCAGCTTGACAGCCGGCTTCAttcaggagaagaagaagaagggcgaaGATGTAGACGTCTGCGTTTATCACGAT AACCTCGACAACCTTGAACCGCACAATCTCATACCCAACGGTGTTTGGTCTCTCGATGGCCTGCTCAGATACGGCCAGAAACACACGCAATGCCCCTACTTCACCGcgcggaggatgatgagccaGTGCAACGTGGTGATTTACAGCTACCACTATCTGCTCGACCCAAAGATTGCTGAGCGTGTTTCCAAAGACTTCTCCAAGGACTGCATCGTTGTCTTTGACGAGGCTCACAACATCGACAACGTCTGCATCGAATCACTCAGCACTGACATCACTGAGGAATCTCTACGGAGGGCTACCAGGGGAGCCCAGTTTCTAGAGAACAGGATCAATGAAATGCGAGACTCTGATCAGCAAAAGCTGCAAGACGAGTATGAGAAGTTGGTTGAGGGTCTCAGGGGCGACGATGAAACTCGCGAAGAGGACTCGTTCATGGCGAATCCAA CCCTTCCAGAAGACCTTCTCAAAGAAGCAGTGCCAGGTAACATCAGACGAGCCGAGCACTTTGTTGCATTTCTGAGGAGATTCATCGAGTACCTCAAGACCCGCATGAAAGTCCGGCAGGTCATCTCAGAgacccccccttcttttctggCCCATCTGAAGGAGTACACTTTTATCGAGAAGAAGCCGCTCCGATTCTGCGCCGAGCGACTCACGTCCCTGGTGAGGACGCTGGAGCTGACCAGAATCGAAGACTACCAACCCCTGCAAGAGGTGGCCACCTTTGCAACCCTGGTAGCGACCTACGAGAAGGGTTTCCTCCTGATCCTAGAGCCCTACGAATCAGACACAGCTGAGGTGCCCAACCCGGTGCTCCACTTCACCTGCCTGGACGctgccatcgccatcaagcCGGTGTTTGACCGGTTCAGCTcggtcatcatcacctctgGTACCATCTCGCCACTCGAGATGTACCCCAAGATGCTCAACTTTGAGACGGTGGTGCAAGAGTCATATTCCATGACCCTGGCAAGGAGATCATTCCTGCCCATGATTGTCACGCGGGGAAGCGACCAAGCCACAATCTCAACGGGCTTCCAGGTCCGGAACGAACCTAGTGTCGTTCGAAACTACGGCAGTCTACTCGTGGAGTTTGCAAAGATCACACCTGACGGAATCGTCTTGTTCACCCCGAGCTACTTGTACCTCGAATCGCTCATTTCCATGTGGCAGGGCATGGGCGTGTTGGACGAAGTGTGGAAGTACAagctcatcctcgtcgaGACGCCCGACGCGCAGGAGACGGCGCTGGCGCTCGAGACGTACCGCACCGCGTGCAAGAACGGGCGGGGGGCGGTGTTTTTGTGCGTCGCAAGAGGGAAGGTGTCGGAGGGCGTTGATTTTGACAAGGAGTTTGGCCGTACTGTCATCAACATCGGTGTTCCGTTTCAGTACACCGAGTCGCGCATCCTGAAAGCGCGGTTGGAGTTTTTGAGGGAGACGTACCGCATTAGGGAGAATgattttctctcttttgATGCGATGAGGCATGCTGCCCAGTGCTTGGGGAGGGTTATTCGCGGCAAAGACGACTACGGCGTCATGGTGCTTGCGGATAGGAGGTTCAAGTCAAAGATTCAGCAGCTGCCCAAGTGGATCCATCAGGCGCTGCTTGGTGCGGATACTAATCTGAGTACGGATATGGCGGTTAGTAACGCGAGGAGGTTTTTCAAGATGATTGCCCAGCCTTTCCGAACTGAAGACCAGGAAGGTATCAGTATCTGGACGCTTGAACAGCTCAAGCAGCATCAGAGGAAGATGCAGGAGGAGTTGATTAGGGAGTTGCAGGCtacggaggagaagagggtgaatcaacagcagcaggcgcaACAGGCGCAACAGTTTATTTCTgcgagggagaggccggATAGTGATTACgagatggatgaggatgatgaggctgagttgatggcgttggaTCCGTAG
- a CDS encoding hypothetical protein (EggNog:ENOG503Q3GY; BUSCO:EOG09260RNZ; COG:S): MDPAATEQKRNNARQKLMQFILDVGSKAFSPDVPESSRVEGRKEWDDAIQRIKTFNLIAALNILVRPGHAPAWLRPKLMEALTLIPLRPDGVRATMEFVFAVHPSSTVRVSEAAVPQKRGANITHEALEMASKLLSISSSSVTPEIWYSSIAPQLSVLLDGDEGPELTRTASYIIGFGILGRKASGAPGTAGWKCLAEPLLYAIKPPPNAQPPSTEDDDEIVDLSKERILVEYQDLVTALRRLRSLVVSHPNQGLAKRLLSPLLPSLWTLSTWNRASSELSDQVCGPASELLKIYLKLAPSPELVLYLIRNLGYVGGYNRQSPEWVYKETGKHEIGIVERKPRAFFIGGAPTAPQVTMEDIETKITTLLDLITTTMSDADIIGAFLELLKRWFKAARQSRGGSVLIKKESEETRDPLEQLIEIKTLQSMMEKVPNKLATQPRAILDLVSEILASSAAASDEDHNDDEVTGVALSLLNMIVTVPGFQKSRVNPDTLSLIETSLDKLSKSPTDLGKTANNLGLLLLYRDQIDDPSESLLPPAPADRQIEDRKTYSLAISYITASDSPPPVRSEGLHLIGTLITSHSPVLDIPGILVLLSSLISDSDEYIYLRIIKLYTLLAGSHPRAVTNDLLDQFIDAKETYSVDARQRFAEALSQIIERLGETFTGDLAQRVGDGLLSVAGRRAHRPKTEARQAREAKVQERKNKEAADAWGGEVPDFSDPTTPEEKARNEILERIVEGWESKRGSEDIRVRASALGVLGMGMEVNVRGMGVRVVNLAVELAVSILQVERGVEGGILRRGAVMMVNEFVRALDRVGEGFGFGFGFGERAREDLMRTLGWVRDTDGDGLVRRQAGEVVESLEAWGVRRLVGKGEEDKGMGMLRGLVVNPIERVNPAVGEEKVGRVRIEEVE, from the exons ATGGATCCAGCAGCTACCGagcaaaagagaaacaaTGCCCGCCAGAAGCTGATGCAGTTTATTCTGGACGTTGGATCCAAGGCATTTTCCCCAGACGTCCCCGAATCATCCCGtgtggaaggaaggaaggagtgGGATGATGCGATTCAGAG GATAAAGACCTTCAACCTCATAGCTGCCCTTAATATTCTGGTGAGACCCGGTCACGCACCAGCATGGCTACGCCCAAAGCTGATGGAAGCTTTGACACTGATCCCCCTCCGTCCGGACGGCGTCAGGGCCACCATGGAGTTCGTCTTTGCTGTTCACCCCTCCAGCACGGTAAGAGTGTCGGAGGCGGCTGTTCCCCAGAAGAGAGGCGCGAACATTACCCACGAGGCCCTAGAGATGGCCAGTAAACTGCTTTcgatttcttcttcctcggtcACGCCCGAAATATGGTACTCAAGCATTGCGCCACAGCTCTCGGTACTGCTCGATGGAGACGAGGGCCCGGAACTCACGAGAACGGCGTCCTACATCATTGGCTTTGGGATTCTGGGACGCAAGGCGTCTGGAGCTCCAGGAACTGCAGGCTGGAAATGCCTCGCTGAGCCTTTGCTCTATGCCATCAAGCCTCCGCCGAATGCTCAACCACCAAGTaccgaggatgacgacgagattGTTGACCTCAGCAAAGAGAGAATTCTTGTGGAATACCAGGATCTCGTCACTGCTCTGCGCCGGCTCAGGTCGTTAGTTGTTTCACACCCAAACCAGGGCTTGGCCAAACGCTTGCTGTCGCCATTGCTGCCGTCCTTGTGGACACTCTCGACATGGAACAGAGCCAGCTCAGAGCTCTCGGACCAGGTCTGCGGTCCGGCTTCAGAATTACTCAAGATATACCTGAAGCTTGCCCCCTCTCCAGAACTCGTGCTTTACCTGATAAGAAATCTTGGGTATGTTGGAGGATACAACCGACAGAGTCCTGAATGGGTCTACAAAGAGACAGGCAAGCATGAGATCGGCATCGTGGAAAGAAAACCTCGCGCTTTTTTCATTGGCGGCgccccaacagcccctcAAGTCACCATGGAGGACATCGAGACTAAGATCACCACCTTGCTTGACTTAATCACAACGACCATGTCGGATGCCGACATCATCGGCGCTTTCCTTGAGCTCCTGAAACGATGGTTCAAGGCAGCACGGCAGTCAAGAGGCGGAAGTGTTCTCATCAAGAAAGAGTCTGAGGAAACTCGAGACCCCTTGGAGCAGCTCATTGAGATCAAGACCCTCCAATCCATGATGGAGAAAGTCCCAAACAAGCTCGCCACGCAACCTCGGGCCATCCTCGACCTGGTCAGCGAGATATTGGCGAGCTCTGCCGCCGCATCCGACGAGGACCacaatgatgatgaggtaACAGGCGTAGCCCTGAGCCTTCTCAACATGATCGTCACAGTCCCCGGCTTCCAAAAATCCCGGGTCAACCCTGACACTTTGTCCCTCATCGAGACCTCTCTCGACAAgctctccaaatcccccaccGACCTCGGGAAaacagccaacaacctcggcctcctACTCCTCTACCGAGACCAGATCGACGACCCATCCGAgtctctcctcccacctgcCCCGGCAGACCGCCAAATCGAAGACCGCAAAACGTACAGCCTCGCCATTTCCTACATCACCGCCTCTgactccccccccccggtAAGGTCTGAAGGCCTGCATCTAATCGGCACCCTCATAACCTCGCACTCCCCTGTCCTCGACATTCCAGGTATTCTAGTCCTGCTGTCATCCCTCATCTCGGACAGCGACGAGTACATCTACCTCCGCATCATCAAACTCTACACCCTCCTCGCAGGCTCCCACCCCAGAGCTGTGACGAACGATTTGCTTGACCAGTTCATTGACGCTAAGGAGACTTACTCTGTCGATGCCCGGCAGCGGTTCGCTGAAGCGTTGTCACAGATCATCGAACGTCTAGGGGAGACTTTTACCGGTGATCTCGCGCAACGTGTAGGCGATGGTCTACTCTCCGTCGCCGGCCGGAGAGCTCACAGGCCCAAAACTGAAGCTAGGCAGGCGAGGGAGGCCAAGGTGCAGGAGAGGAAAAATAAGGAAGCGGCTGATGCCTGGGGGGGTGAGGTGCCTGACTTTAGTGACCCGACGAcgccggaggagaaggcgaggaatGAGATTTTGGAAAGGATtgttgaggggtgggagtcGAAGAGGGGGAGTGAGGATATCAGGGTCAGGGCTTCGGctttgggggttttggggatggggatggaggttAATGTAAGGGGCatgggggttagggttgttaATTTGGCGGTTGAGCTGGCGGTTAGTATTTTgcaggtggagaggggggtggagggggggattttgaggaggggggcggtgatgatggtgaatgAGTTTGTGAGGGCGTTGGAtagggtcggggaggggtttgggtttgggtttgggtttggggagagggCAAGGGAGGATTTGATGAGGACGCTTGGGTGGGTTAGGGATacggatggggatgggctggtgaggaggcaggcgggagaggtggtggaaagttTGGAGGCTTGGGGGGTTAGGAGGTTGgtcgggaagggggaggaggataaggggatggggatgctgagggggttggtggtgaatcCGATTGAGAGGGTGAATCCGGCTGTgggcgaggagaaggtggggagggtgaggattgaggaggttgagtgA
- a CDS encoding hypothetical protein (COG:S; EggNog:ENOG503P5DI) translates to MDLTPPALTRSPSTPAHTYCPSERSSLDYPSPGLEQQYKISSLYGEPSCAVTPPMDTDNSLPPLDSMSQSWDNTVIHHPMSSASSMPSILSSEYESFNSYSYGHDVYHSHPSHAHSIHSSTPPPTGSAPRSPAIQPRSMPYTPATSVPGSMTPRVKMEGTPSEYGHMEASQYPSPRSVHTSFPSDNGPYTGSSAGYLSDSGSSATWHKPDYHPVEPDQFYPGAASGPQASSFMYDAKRQFRVQRPRRAPRRLTTKEEANFVCEVKGCGKMFSRSYNFKAHMETHDEKREYPFPCQVTDCNKKFVRKTDLQRHHQSVHMKERNHKCDYCSRMFARKDTLRRHMEDGCSKRFDIGTLDLRAESFDPSSMHHNRGMGPAMGHMIPPPGGLPPMAIPPLCSTSVLGSMQPTMRRDEHHHSQVHPWGR, encoded by the exons atggATCTCACACCGCCTGCTCTCACCAGGTCGCCATCCACCCCAGCGCACACCTACTGCCCTTCAGAGAGGTCCTCGCTCGACTACCCATCACCTGGACTTGAGCAACAGTACAAGATCTCGTCGTTATATGGGGAGCCGTCCTGCGCCGTGACCCCTCCCATGGACACTGACAACTCACTGCCACCACTCGACTCGATGAGCCAATCTTGGGACAACACCgtcatccaccatcccatGTCTTCTGCCTCCAGCATGCCTAGCATCCTCTCCTCAGAGTATGAGAGCTTCAACAGCTACTCATACGGCCACGACGTCTACCACTCCCACCCTAGCCACGCCCACTCGATCCACTCGTCGACTCCTCCACCGACTGGCTCTGCCCCCCGATCACCTGCCATCCAGCCCAGGTCCATGCCTTACACTCCCGCCACTTCCGTGCCCGGCTCCATGACACCCCGGGTCAAGATGGAGGGCACCCCTTCCGAGTACGGCCACATGGAGGCGTCCCAGTACCCATCACCCCGATCTGTTCACACCTCGTTCCCTTCGGACAACGGTCCCTACACGGGCAGCTCAGCCGGCTATCTTTCCGACAGCGGATCCTCGGCCACCTGGCACAAGCCCGACTACCACCCAGTAGAGCCAGACCAGTTCTACCCGGGGGCGGCCAGCGGGCCACAGGCCTCGAGCTTCATGTACGACGCCAAGCGACAGTTCCGGGTCCAGCGGCCACGAAGGGCGCCCCGCCGGCTGAcgaccaaggaggaggccaactTTGTCTGCGAGGTCAAGGGGTGCGGCAAGATGTTCAGCCGCAGCTACAACTTCAAAGCGCACATGGAGACGCACGACGAGAAGAGGGAGTATCCCTTCCCCTGCCAGGTGACGGACTGCAACAAGAAGTTTGTGCGCAAGACGGATCTCCAGCGCCACCACCAGAGCGTGCACATGAAGGAGCGGAACCACAAGTGCGATTACTGCTCGAGGATGTTTGCCAGGAAGGATACCCTTAGGAG ACACATGGAAGACGGCTGCTCCAAGCGTTTTGACATTGGGACTCTGGACCTTCGGGCGGAGAGCTTTGATCCGAGCAGCATGCATCACAACCGGGGGATGGGACCCGCCATGGGGCACATGATCCCGCCACCGGGGGGGTTGCCGCCCATGGCTATCCCTCCGCTGTGCAGCACTTCTGTTTTGGGGTCGATGCAgccgacgatgaggagggatgaGCATCACCACTCTCAGGTTCATccttgggggaggtga